The following are from one region of the Deinococcus radiopugnans ATCC 19172 genome:
- a CDS encoding ABC transporter ATP-binding protein, giving the protein MNAIELSGVDKTFGKVRALADLTLDVRAGELTALLGPNGAGKTTAISLMLGLAQPTRGSVRVLGEDPRRDAVRTGIGSMPQESAIPQALTVREAVTLFARLYPAPLAVNKALELAQLGDVAGRRAGALSGGQARRLAFALAVVGNPQVLFLDEPTTGMDAGSRQAFWAAVDGLKAAGRTILLTTHYLEEAERTADRVVVMNAGSILADGTPESLRGDVLTSRVRFTSDLVLAELQALPGVEAVSVDSRGHADLQTRQPEEVLRALFARNVAFSELEVGRASLEDAFLSLTATPKPDDTIRA; this is encoded by the coding sequence ATGAACGCAATTGAGCTGAGCGGTGTGGACAAGACCTTCGGAAAGGTACGGGCGTTGGCCGATCTGACCCTGGACGTGCGGGCCGGCGAGCTGACGGCGCTGCTGGGGCCGAACGGCGCGGGCAAGACCACTGCGATCTCGCTGATGCTGGGGCTGGCGCAGCCCACGCGCGGCAGCGTGCGCGTGCTGGGCGAGGATCCCCGCCGCGACGCGGTGCGCACCGGCATCGGCTCCATGCCGCAGGAGAGCGCCATTCCCCAGGCGCTGACCGTGCGCGAGGCGGTCACGCTGTTCGCCCGCCTGTACCCCGCGCCGCTGGCGGTGAATAAGGCGCTGGAACTGGCGCAACTGGGCGATGTGGCCGGACGCCGCGCGGGTGCCCTCTCTGGCGGACAGGCGCGGCGACTGGCCTTCGCGCTGGCGGTGGTAGGCAACCCGCAGGTCCTGTTTCTGGACGAGCCGACGACGGGCATGGACGCGGGTTCGCGGCAGGCGTTCTGGGCCGCCGTGGACGGCCTGAAGGCGGCGGGCCGCACCATCCTGCTGACCACCCACTACCTGGAGGAAGCCGAGCGCACCGCAGACCGCGTGGTGGTCATGAATGCCGGCAGCATCCTGGCCGATGGCACGCCCGAAAGCCTGCGCGGGGACGTCCTGACCAGCCGGGTGCGCTTTACCTCCGATCTGGTGCTGGCCGAGCTACAGGCCCTGCCCGGCGTGGAAGCGGTCAGCGTGGATTCGCGCGGCCACGCTGACCTGCAAACCCGCCAGCCGGAAGAGGTGCTGCGTGCCCTGTTCGCCCGCAACGTCGCCTTCAGCGAGCTGGAAGTGGGCCGCGCCAGCCTGGAAGACGCCTTCCTGAGCCTGACCGCGACGCCGAAACCAGACGACACCATCCGCGCCTGA
- a CDS encoding ABC transporter permease: MTQTTTHVQPLTLPAPAAATRQAAPLPALGQLVLSELRRMVRNPMFFIGTVGFPILWFALFGLPNVNEQLPDGTNVGRYILVSFGTYSLLTLAMYSFGLAVAAERTGGWLRLLRASPMPAPLYFLGKVVAALVFSAFSLTMLYTFAHFAGGVTLPPVLALTILGKLLLGCVPLIALGFMIGFLINPTAANVIANVVSVLMSFASGLFVPLNGLPDVMQKLAPYLPTYHLAQVGWGTVTGNTSGEPMHWLSLALYALVFGALAIWGLKKDEARGL; the protein is encoded by the coding sequence ATGACCCAGACCACCACCCACGTTCAGCCCCTGACCCTGCCCGCCCCCGCCGCTGCCACCCGGCAGGCCGCTCCTCTGCCCGCGCTGGGGCAACTGGTGCTCTCGGAGTTGCGGCGCATGGTTCGCAACCCGATGTTCTTTATCGGCACGGTGGGCTTTCCGATTCTGTGGTTCGCGCTGTTCGGGCTGCCCAACGTGAACGAGCAACTGCCGGACGGCACCAACGTCGGGCGTTACATCCTGGTCAGTTTCGGCACGTACTCGCTCCTGACGCTCGCCATGTATTCGTTCGGGTTGGCGGTGGCCGCCGAGCGCACCGGGGGCTGGCTGCGGCTGCTGCGGGCCTCGCCCATGCCCGCGCCGCTGTACTTTCTGGGCAAGGTGGTGGCCGCGCTGGTCTTCAGCGCCTTCAGTCTGACGATGCTGTACACCTTCGCGCACTTCGCGGGCGGCGTGACGCTGCCCCCCGTGCTGGCGCTGACCATTCTGGGCAAGCTGCTGCTGGGCTGCGTGCCGCTGATCGCGCTGGGCTTCATGATCGGCTTTCTGATCAACCCCACCGCCGCCAACGTGATCGCCAACGTGGTGAGCGTGCTGATGTCCTTTGCCAGCGGGCTGTTCGTGCCGCTGAACGGGTTGCCCGACGTGATGCAGAAGCTCGCGCCGTACCTGCCGACCTACCACCTGGCGCAGGTCGGCTGGGGCACCGTGACCGGCAACACCTCCGGCGAGCCGATGCACTGGCTGTCTCTGGCGCTGTACGCGCTGGTCTTCGGCGCGCTGGCGATCTGGGGCCTGAAGAAGGACGAGGCGCGCGGGCTATGA
- a CDS encoding DUF1349 domain-containing protein, which translates to MSQSWSAFEWHAEPQSWAAHTDGTLDVVTAKGGDFWRETQYGFTHDDGHAFLRDALDEFTASVRVSGEYAELYDQAGLMLRANERHWCKVGVEYVGRQQWSAVVTHDKSDWSVQPAEAHAEVTFRMIRRDDALILHARATDRERWTLLRVAPFPPGLGARVGILAGSPGRAGFRAHFHDFQLAGPDRRPLHELGEP; encoded by the coding sequence ATGTCCCAGTCCTGGTCAGCCTTCGAGTGGCACGCCGAACCGCAGAGCTGGGCCGCGCACACGGACGGAACGCTGGACGTCGTCACCGCAAAGGGGGGCGACTTCTGGCGTGAGACGCAGTACGGCTTTACCCACGACGACGGCCACGCCTTCCTGCGGGACGCGCTGGACGAGTTCACGGCCAGCGTGCGGGTGAGCGGCGAGTACGCGGAACTGTACGATCAGGCCGGGCTGATGCTGCGCGCCAATGAGCGGCACTGGTGCAAGGTGGGCGTGGAGTATGTGGGCAGGCAGCAGTGGAGCGCGGTGGTCACGCACGACAAGTCCGACTGGAGCGTGCAGCCCGCCGAGGCCCACGCCGAGGTGACCTTCCGCATGATCCGCAGAGACGACGCGCTGATCCTGCACGCCCGAGCGACTGACCGGGAGCGCTGGACGCTGTTGCGTGTGGCCCCGTTTCCGCCTGGCCTGGGCGCCCGCGTGGGCATTCTCGCCGGCAGTCCGGGGCGGGCCGGCTTCCGTGCCCACTTTCATGACTTTCAACTGGCCGGCCCAGACCGCCGCCCCCTGCACGAGCTGGGCGAACCATGA
- a CDS encoding sensor histidine kinase produces MTACPPARRTFNFWQLFPLFWLMFLAYPILGFFDHARPPGEWLLFWGVLAGFLAVYAQVFFFRRAGTRWALAGWAYSLLAYAVLFPAVGGGVTAFLIYGGSIIGYQARVSLALWLAVFNVMVMALPFYNGSYALEDLAWLGPNMVFTLVAAYANHASYRRTVADQRLAQVQLEKEKLAADAERERIARDLHDILGHTLSVIVLKSELASRLTERDPKRAAAEIREVERISREALQEVRSAVRGYQGSGLSAELARAKVALDAAGVKLNVTTPLTELPAQTEASAAMLLREAVTNIVRHARAREVWISIAPVGGGHRLTVRDDGVGGLAPEGSGLTGMRERLRAIGGTLERRGEGGTTLTAQFPAAQGPGAGELVRA; encoded by the coding sequence ATGACCGCCTGCCCACCCGCCCGCCGAACGTTCAATTTCTGGCAGCTGTTCCCGCTGTTCTGGCTGATGTTCCTGGCCTATCCCATTCTTGGCTTTTTCGATCACGCGCGCCCGCCCGGCGAGTGGCTGCTGTTCTGGGGCGTGCTGGCAGGCTTTCTGGCGGTGTACGCCCAGGTATTTTTCTTCCGCCGGGCCGGAACGCGCTGGGCGCTGGCGGGCTGGGCCTACTCGCTGCTGGCCTACGCCGTGCTGTTTCCGGCCGTGGGTGGGGGCGTCACCGCCTTCCTGATCTACGGCGGCAGCATCATCGGCTATCAGGCGCGGGTGTCGCTCGCACTGTGGCTGGCGGTCTTTAACGTGATGGTCATGGCCCTGCCGTTCTACAACGGAAGCTATGCGCTGGAAGACCTGGCATGGCTGGGGCCGAACATGGTCTTCACGCTGGTGGCGGCCTACGCCAACCACGCCTCGTACCGCCGCACGGTGGCCGATCAGCGGCTGGCCCAGGTTCAGCTGGAAAAGGAAAAACTGGCTGCCGACGCCGAGCGCGAGCGCATTGCCCGTGACCTGCACGACATCCTGGGCCACACCCTGAGCGTGATCGTGCTGAAAAGCGAACTCGCCAGCCGTCTGACCGAGCGTGACCCGAAACGGGCCGCCGCAGAAATCCGCGAGGTGGAACGCATTTCGCGTGAAGCCCTGCAGGAGGTGCGCTCGGCGGTGCGCGGCTACCAGGGCAGCGGCCTGAGCGCGGAACTGGCCCGCGCGAAGGTGGCGCTGGATGCGGCGGGGGTCAAACTCAACGTGACCACCCCCCTGACCGAACTCCCTGCCCAGACCGAGGCCAGCGCCGCCATGCTGCTGCGCGAAGCCGTGACCAACATCGTGCGCCACGCCCGCGCCCGCGAGGTCTGGATTTCTATTGCTCCGGTGGGAGGCGGCCACCGTCTGACGGTGCGCGACGACGGTGTGGGCGGCCTGGCCCCCGAGGGCAGCGGCCTGACCGGCATGCGTGAACGCCTGCGCGCCATCGGCGGCACCCTGGAGCGCCGGGGCGAGGGGGGAACGACGCTCACGGCGCAGTTTCCGGCGGCGCAGGGGCCGGGCGCGGGCGAACTGGTGCGGGCATGA
- a CDS encoding response regulator transcription factor, translating into MIRVLLAEDQGLVLGALSALLSLEDDLEVVGQAADGEAALDAVRELKPDVLVTDIEMPRLSGLDLAERLRGELPGVRVIIVTTFARGGYLRRALDVGARGYLLKDAPASQLADAIRRVHAGGRAIDPELAGEAWADASPLTERERQVLLQAEGGASTAAIATHLHLSEGTVRNYLSEAIGKLGAANRVEAARAARERGWL; encoded by the coding sequence ATGATCCGCGTGCTGCTGGCTGAGGACCAGGGGCTGGTGCTGGGCGCCCTGTCCGCGCTGCTGTCGCTGGAGGACGATCTGGAGGTGGTGGGACAGGCGGCAGACGGCGAGGCGGCATTAGACGCGGTGCGCGAGCTGAAGCCGGACGTGCTGGTTACTGACATCGAGATGCCCCGGCTGAGCGGCCTGGATCTGGCCGAGCGGCTGCGCGGCGAGCTGCCGGGCGTGCGCGTCATCATCGTGACCACCTTCGCGCGGGGCGGCTACCTGCGCCGGGCGCTGGACGTCGGGGCGCGTGGCTACCTGCTCAAGGACGCCCCGGCCAGTCAGCTGGCCGACGCCATCCGCCGGGTCCACGCCGGGGGCCGCGCCATTGACCCCGAACTGGCCGGGGAAGCCTGGGCCGACGCCTCCCCGTTGACCGAGCGAGAACGTCAGGTGCTGTTGCAGGCCGAGGGTGGCGCGAGTACCGCCGCGATTGCCACCCACCTGCACCTGTCCGAGGGCACCGTCCGCAACTACCTGTCCGAGGCGATTGGCAAGCTCGGCGCGGCCAACCGGGTGGAGGCCGCCCGCGCCGCGCGGGAACGGGGCTGGCTGTAG
- a CDS encoding tetratricopeptide repeat protein, whose translation MSTPKRPSASLAVRALLVLGLSAAPALAQDTAPPAPQPTGQPAFAPQPVTYTSAADAAAAAQKFADEARKTYPKGSANIDQALWTQAAAAAEAAVLAEPGNADYLKLRAQIYTEVGFWRQAEVTWAAYFKVVPAVPGSRDAQQAGLAQYNLGYSAYVRNQPDLAARYFAECLKFDPQSAQCAGWAARTALEGGDYARAQALYAQAIALTPGDKSLKYFQGLAQKAADYGPAATGAFSRAYADLDAGRKTQALAGFQAAARSAPNFTEAWRQAGRLALDMGNAQAALEAYQGVMALPGADATDKFNLALAQEGAQYGLDAVRTFRAAYGQYTAGDKAAAQSGFQQATAQNPDYAKAWAWLGRTRYEAKNYAGAAEAYGRAVALDPNDKSSAYFLKLAQQGK comes from the coding sequence ATGTCCACCCCCAAACGTCCGTCCGCGTCCCTGGCCGTCCGCGCCCTGCTGGTGCTGGGCCTGAGCGCTGCGCCCGCCCTGGCCCAGGACACGGCGCCGCCTGCCCCCCAGCCGACGGGGCAACCGGCCTTCGCCCCGCAGCCCGTGACCTATACCAGCGCTGCGGATGCTGCCGCTGCGGCTCAGAAATTCGCCGACGAGGCCCGCAAGACCTACCCCAAGGGCAGCGCGAACATCGATCAGGCGCTGTGGACGCAGGCCGCCGCCGCCGCTGAGGCCGCCGTGCTGGCCGAGCCGGGCAATGCCGATTACCTGAAACTGCGCGCACAGATCTACACCGAGGTGGGCTTCTGGCGGCAGGCGGAAGTGACCTGGGCGGCCTATTTCAAGGTGGTTCCTGCCGTGCCCGGCAGCCGCGACGCCCAGCAGGCCGGTCTGGCGCAGTACAACCTGGGGTATTCGGCGTACGTCCGCAACCAGCCGGATCTGGCCGCCCGCTATTTTGCCGAATGCCTGAAGTTCGATCCCCAGAGTGCCCAGTGCGCGGGCTGGGCCGCCCGCACCGCGCTGGAAGGCGGCGACTACGCCCGCGCCCAGGCGCTGTACGCCCAGGCCATCGCCCTGACGCCGGGCGACAAGTCCCTGAAGTACTTCCAGGGTCTGGCGCAGAAGGCCGCCGATTACGGCCCGGCCGCCACCGGAGCGTTCAGCCGCGCCTATGCCGATCTGGACGCCGGGCGCAAGACGCAGGCGCTGGCCGGGTTCCAGGCCGCCGCCCGGAGCGCCCCCAATTTCACCGAGGCGTGGCGGCAGGCGGGCCGGCTGGCGCTGGACATGGGCAACGCCCAGGCCGCGCTGGAGGCGTACCAGGGGGTCATGGCCCTGCCTGGGGCCGACGCCACCGACAAATTCAACCTCGCGCTGGCGCAGGAGGGGGCGCAGTACGGCTTGGACGCGGTGCGGACCTTCCGTGCCGCCTACGGTCAGTACACGGCGGGCGACAAGGCGGCGGCCCAGAGCGGGTTCCAGCAGGCCACCGCGCAGAATCCCGACTACGCCAAGGCCTGGGCCTGGCTGGGCCGCACCCGCTACGAGGCCAAAAACTACGCCGGGGCGGCGGAAGCCTATGGCCGCGCCGTGGCGCTGGACCCCAACGACAAATCCAGCGCGTATTTCCTGAAACTGGCCCAGCAGGGCAAGTAG
- the surE gene encoding 5'/3'-nucleotidase SurE: MSQPSTARPRILVSNDDGIFSPGIKALGLAMSEFADVTVVAPDVEQSAVGHGITIRRPLRFKHTAAAGFGDTPAYRVDGTPADCVVLGVHLLGRPDLVVSGINLGPNLGDDLTHSGTVAAAIEGLSLGLPAIAFSQQSGPDGEYDFAAGAAYAARLARQVLQHGLPPRTLLNVNFPSRPASGVRVTAVGHHRWEDSVVTRQDPEGRDYHWVAGVSRAEDAQDETTDYGAVQRGMISVTPVRLDLTARDLLEQVGGYLPEV; encoded by the coding sequence ATGAGTCAACCTTCAACCGCCCGCCCACGCATTCTGGTCTCGAACGACGACGGTATCTTCTCGCCGGGCATCAAGGCGCTGGGCCTCGCCATGAGCGAATTCGCCGACGTGACCGTGGTGGCGCCAGATGTCGAGCAGTCCGCCGTGGGCCACGGCATCACGATTCGCCGCCCGCTGCGCTTCAAGCACACGGCGGCGGCGGGCTTCGGCGACACGCCCGCCTACCGGGTGGACGGCACGCCCGCCGACTGCGTGGTGCTGGGCGTGCATCTGCTGGGCCGCCCCGATCTGGTGGTCAGCGGCATCAACCTCGGCCCCAATCTGGGCGATGACCTGACGCATTCGGGCACGGTGGCGGCGGCCATTGAGGGGCTGTCGCTGGGGCTACCCGCCATTGCGTTCAGCCAGCAGAGCGGGCCGGACGGCGAGTACGATTTTGCAGCCGGGGCGGCCTACGCGGCGCGGCTGGCGCGTCAGGTGCTGCAACACGGGCTGCCCCCGCGCACGCTGCTGAATGTCAACTTTCCCAGCCGCCCGGCCAGCGGGGTGCGCGTGACCGCCGTAGGCCACCACCGCTGGGAGGACAGCGTGGTGACCCGCCAGGACCCCGAGGGCCGCGACTATCACTGGGTGGCCGGGGTCAGCCGCGCCGAGGATGCCCAGGACGAGACCACCGATTACGGCGCGGTGCAGCGCGGCATGATCAGCGTCACCCCGGTGCGCCTCGATCTGACGGCGCGCGACCTGCTGGAGCAGGTGGGCGGTTATCTGCCGGAGGTTTAA
- a CDS encoding permease prefix domain 1-containing protein, which produces MNPTEKFVRQATRGLWGRRKRDAQAELRGAIEDKIHRHRLHGLNDAEATAAALRDLGRPTAIAHGFREVHTLPPVLGTLLFVGLGATLGFQALAQVPTVQSAYLPSDLQTVCHLPGAQDLATISVSQREKAERAIKAQDGPDRALERCRKAPLTGRVLLNVADLLTALWNGGVTLPGHEEGLVMALRDGDLQIIGQDFASTTTPLFSFTGNRIVLPGLAFLTDEIQGQRYLSASAVIPFLKQVISSPLHLNGLTNPVLSVGPVNLQLGTPAAPVKTVDLLAFALLDERRTNSDLPLPVTLSVLTRASARDSHSCQLAIAGQDGELYAVVQNTLRLNGIESDALSVHSLGRGRLDLMLSNPAAPRLVHSVEDMDAATAQGQEAVLVYRLDASDLRDMKLTLVPAVQLKVQSPYTDSVCFV; this is translated from the coding sequence GTGAATCCAACCGAGAAGTTCGTGCGTCAGGCCACCCGTGGTTTGTGGGGCCGGAGGAAACGCGACGCGCAGGCCGAACTGCGCGGGGCCATCGAGGACAAGATTCACCGCCACCGCCTCCACGGCCTGAACGATGCGGAGGCCACCGCCGCCGCCCTACGCGATCTGGGGCGTCCCACCGCCATCGCGCATGGGTTCCGCGAGGTGCATACCCTGCCGCCAGTGTTGGGAACCCTGCTGTTCGTGGGCCTCGGAGCCACACTCGGTTTTCAGGCGCTGGCACAGGTGCCGACCGTGCAGTCGGCTTACCTGCCCAGCGATCTTCAGACGGTGTGCCACCTGCCGGGCGCGCAGGACCTGGCCACCATATCCGTCTCCCAGCGCGAAAAGGCCGAGCGGGCGATCAAGGCACAGGACGGCCCCGACAGGGCTCTGGAACGTTGCCGGAAGGCTCCTCTCACTGGACGTGTCCTGCTGAACGTGGCCGATCTGCTGACCGCCCTGTGGAACGGTGGCGTGACCCTCCCTGGGCACGAGGAGGGACTGGTGATGGCCCTGCGCGACGGTGACCTCCAGATCATCGGTCAGGATTTCGCCAGCACCACCACGCCACTTTTCAGCTTCACCGGCAACCGAATCGTGCTGCCCGGCCTGGCGTTTCTCACCGACGAGATTCAGGGCCAGCGGTACCTGAGCGCGTCGGCGGTGATTCCCTTCCTGAAGCAGGTGATCTCCTCGCCTCTGCATCTCAATGGCCTGACCAATCCGGTGCTAAGCGTGGGGCCGGTCAACCTGCAACTGGGCACCCCGGCCGCGCCCGTGAAGACCGTCGATCTGCTGGCCTTCGCCCTGCTCGACGAACGCCGCACCAACAGCGACCTGCCGCTGCCGGTGACCCTCTCGGTGCTGACCCGGGCCAGCGCACGCGATTCCCACTCGTGCCAACTGGCGATTGCGGGCCAGGACGGCGAACTCTACGCGGTGGTGCAGAACACCCTGCGCCTGAACGGCATCGAGTCCGACGCCCTGAGCGTCCACAGTCTGGGCCGGGGCAGATTGGATCTCATGTTGAGCAATCCAGCTGCGCCCCGGCTTGTCCATTCTGTAGAAGACATGGACGCCGCCACCGCGCAGGGCCAGGAAGCCGTCCTCGTCTACAGGCTCGACGCCTCGGACCTGCGCGACATGAAGCTGACCCTCGTTCCCGCCGTCCAGCTCAAGGTCCAGTCACCTTATACGGATTCCGTTTGTTTCGTGTAG
- a CDS encoding PadR family transcriptional regulator, translating to MSTPQMDAQQLKGHLDLLLLATLEDSPRYGGQIIADVQAATDGYFALREGTLYPALHRLEKAGWIAGEFQHLPRGGSPVKVYTLTPSGKTELREQRERYERFAGAVRGVIGGGA from the coding sequence ATGTCCACCCCACAGATGGATGCCCAGCAACTCAAAGGCCACCTTGATCTGCTGCTGCTCGCGACGCTGGAGGACAGCCCACGCTACGGCGGCCAGATCATCGCCGACGTGCAGGCCGCCACCGACGGCTACTTTGCCCTGCGCGAGGGCACGCTGTACCCGGCGCTGCACCGGCTGGAAAAGGCTGGATGGATCGCGGGCGAGTTCCAGCACCTCCCCCGCGGCGGCAGCCCGGTCAAGGTCTATACCCTGACCCCCAGTGGAAAGACCGAACTGCGCGAGCAGCGTGAGAGGTACGAACGCTTTGCGGGTGCCGTGCGCGGCGTGATCGGGGGCGGCGCATGA
- a CDS encoding antibiotic biosynthesis monooxygenase family protein, with translation MTDEAARTVHYAEARGDGAEALLRGFLSGLPARPGFLGAELLGSPGQPGLYLVASRWAADVPDLNVPDGVKAWSFEVLAEA, from the coding sequence ATGACCGACGAAGCAGCCCGGACCGTCCATTACGCCGAGGCACGTGGGGACGGGGCCGAAGCCCTGCTGCGCGGTTTTCTGAGTGGCCTGCCGGCCCGGCCCGGCTTCCTGGGCGCGGAACTGCTGGGCAGCCCAGGGCAGCCGGGCCTGTATCTGGTGGCGAGCCGCTGGGCCGCAGACGTGCCGGACCTGAACGTGCCGGACGGCGTGAAGGCGTGGAGTTTCGAGGTTCTGGCCGAAGCCTAA
- a CDS encoding M23 family metallopeptidase produces MKNVLCAALCGLMLTGWAGAATSYRVKPGDTLSQIAVRAGLSVKQVQAANPRLGGKTTVQAGWVLTLPASPGAATQYRVRSGDNLSVIAKRYGISLAQLLRANPGYVGGKPIQVGAVVRIPARVVSASSARPTSRTPAATVRRASTSGRAGGWLWPLGGYQTISSGYGGRTLEGSGEMHYGVDIVAPLGTLVRAARSGRVLESRPDFQRGWGWTVVLEHPDGWITRYAHLSANLIKKGELVSQGQAIGRVGSTGRSTGPHLHFGTYLRWNPRDPLSLY; encoded by the coding sequence GTGAAGAACGTCCTCTGCGCTGCCCTTTGCGGCCTGATGCTCACCGGCTGGGCGGGGGCCGCCACCTCCTACCGGGTTAAACCCGGCGACACCCTGAGCCAGATCGCGGTTCGCGCGGGCCTGAGCGTGAAGCAGGTGCAGGCGGCCAACCCCCGGCTGGGCGGCAAGACCACGGTGCAGGCGGGGTGGGTGCTGACCCTTCCCGCCAGCCCCGGCGCGGCCACCCAGTACCGGGTGCGCTCCGGCGACAACCTGAGCGTGATCGCCAAACGCTACGGCATCTCGCTGGCGCAACTGCTCAGGGCCAATCCCGGGTACGTGGGCGGCAAACCCATTCAGGTGGGCGCAGTGGTCAGGATTCCGGCGCGGGTCGTGTCGGCCAGTTCCGCGCGGCCCACTTCTCGCACCCCCGCCGCCACCGTGCGCCGGGCCAGCACCTCGGGCCGCGCCGGCGGGTGGCTGTGGCCGCTGGGCGGGTACCAGACCATCAGCAGCGGGTACGGCGGGCGCACGCTGGAAGGCTCGGGGGAGATGCACTACGGCGTGGACATCGTGGCCCCGCTGGGCACGCTGGTGCGGGCGGCCCGCAGCGGACGGGTGCTGGAATCGCGGCCCGACTTCCAGCGCGGCTGGGGCTGGACCGTGGTCCTTGAGCACCCGGACGGCTGGATCACCCGCTACGCCCACCTGAGCGCCAACCTGATCAAGAAGGGCGAGCTGGTCAGTCAGGGGCAGGCCATCGGGCGGGTGGGCAGCACGGGGCGCAGCACCGGCCCCCATCTGCATTTCGGCACGTACCTGCGCTGGAATCCGCGCGATCCGCTGAGCCTGTACTGA
- the truA gene encoding tRNA pseudouridine(38-40) synthase TruA, producing MTQPRPRYAPPEGFARLRLTVAWDGAAYAGWQSQPSAPSVQDTLQGAFLRLTPDVFRPVAAGRTDAGVHAEAMPVHVDVPARFGLPLPRLARALNAHLPPTLAVLDVGTAPPGFHARFSCSERRYVYRLLRTPQRHPLWAGRALHVPGELDAAAMNAAAAQLTGTHDFAAFATQEDRQTVRELRGLSVVPGQPVWEIHVAGESFLRHMVRGLVGTLLLVGAGKLEPGAVTDILASRQRAQAGANVPAHGLYFSGASYGKEERG from the coding sequence ATGACCCAGCCGCGCCCCCGCTACGCGCCTCCGGAAGGCTTTGCCCGGTTGCGGCTGACCGTGGCCTGGGACGGGGCGGCCTATGCCGGCTGGCAGTCCCAGCCCAGTGCGCCCAGCGTTCAGGACACCTTGCAGGGGGCCTTCTTGCGCCTGACCCCGGACGTGTTCCGGCCCGTCGCCGCCGGGCGCACCGACGCCGGGGTGCACGCCGAGGCCATGCCGGTGCATGTGGACGTCCCGGCTCGCTTCGGGTTGCCCCTGCCCCGGCTGGCGCGGGCCCTGAATGCCCACCTGCCGCCGACGCTGGCCGTGCTGGACGTGGGGACCGCTCCCCCCGGTTTTCACGCCCGCTTTTCGTGCAGCGAGCGGCGCTACGTCTATCGCCTGCTGCGGACGCCGCAGCGCCACCCATTGTGGGCGGGCCGCGCCCTGCACGTGCCGGGTGAACTGGACGCCGCCGCGATGAACGCCGCCGCCGCCCAGTTGACCGGCACCCACGACTTCGCCGCCTTCGCCACGCAGGAGGACCGCCAGACCGTGCGGGAGTTGCGTGGCCTGAGCGTCGTGCCCGGTCAGCCGGTGTGGGAGATCCACGTCGCGGGCGAGAGCTTTCTGCGCCACATGGTGCGTGGCCTGGTGGGCACGCTGCTGCTGGTCGGCGCGGGCAAGCTGGAACCCGGCGCGGTGACCGACATCCTGGCCTCCCGTCAGCGGGCGCAGGCGGGCGCGAACGTCCCGGCCCACGGCCTATATTTCAGCGGCGCGAGTTACGGCAAGGAGGAGAGAGGCTGA
- a CDS encoding class I SAM-dependent methyltransferase: MTHPPHSREWYARLARELGGYCHPWTRVLDGPDPELTFDALLLEHLRPDTRVLEAGCGHGPDAARFGPACGRWVAYDWVPELLAQARVNAPQAEFHLWDGRGQVPPELRGPFDLIVSRRGPTSVIRHLPAIAAPDARFLYVGPRLDVPQVPERLSAVGWAILGEWRASVRAWAPTWADWQTRGDFMGEPATREDWTAHAGPRGRPYREERYVVLAGRG; encoded by the coding sequence GTGACCCATCCGCCGCATTCGCGCGAGTGGTATGCCCGGCTGGCCCGAGAGCTGGGCGGCTACTGCCACCCCTGGACCCGCGTGCTGGACGGCCCGGACCCCGAGCTGACCTTCGACGCGCTGCTGCTGGAGCACCTGCGCCCGGACACCCGCGTGCTGGAGGCCGGCTGCGGCCACGGTCCCGACGCGGCGCGTTTCGGCCCCGCGTGTGGGCGCTGGGTGGCCTACGACTGGGTGCCGGAACTGCTGGCCCAAGCGCGCGTCAACGCACCGCAAGCCGAATTCCACCTGTGGGACGGCAGGGGCCAGGTGCCGCCAGAACTGCGCGGTCCCTTCGATCTGATCGTGTCGCGCCGGGGACCGACTTCGGTGATTCGTCACCTGCCGGCCATCGCCGCGCCGGACGCCCGGTTCCTGTACGTGGGGCCACGGCTGGACGTGCCGCAGGTGCCGGAGCGGCTGTCGGCGGTGGGCTGGGCCATTCTGGGCGAGTGGCGTGCGTCGGTGCGGGCCTGGGCGCCAACGTGGGCCGACTGGCAGACCCGCGGCGACTTCATGGGCGAACCCGCCACCCGCGAGGACTGGACGGCGCACGCTGGCCCTCGGGGCAGGCCGTACCGCGAGGAGCGCTACGTGGTGCTGGCCGGGCGCGGCTGA